Proteins from one Mercurialis annua linkage group LG7, ddMerAnnu1.2, whole genome shotgun sequence genomic window:
- the LOC126657041 gene encoding uncharacterized protein LOC126657041, which translates to MNPLKCAFGVSAGNFLGFLVHQRGVEVDKNKAKAIINAEPPKTKKQLQRLIGQINFLRRFISNTASRLRSWSVLLKGNDNDQFVWTPEQQQVFDELKAYLVKPPIMRPPKPNQPLLLYISAASQSLGCMLAQEDQGVEISVYYLSRALTDTETRYTDIEKLCLCLYFTCCKLRYYMLPVVVYVLAQTDIIKYILSRPYLRNRMGKWAVAMSEFTLVYVPQKAVKGQVLADFLSDHPGVNIKEGIGCMELHPWKLWFDGSRTEKGAGAGIVIISPSGARFTMSCSLAFKCTNNQAEYEALILGLEILMELGAKSIQVWGDSLLVIKQVSGEYKCESELLIRYCNKAKHLIGGFSDTWLEYTERSDNMEANDLSQHGSGYKPCYEYEAIRRDTPNLITRDDAVYEATQSVYQLDFSTDWRKEITKWFESPDMSNRRLRTLALNYIVLADELYKKGSDGLLFRCVGPKEAMLVMAEVHEGIAGAHQAGPRMRWLIHKYGFYWPKMEQDCIRYSQGCEACQKCGPVQHVPAETLHSIVKPWPFRGWAVDLIGKIYPSSSKGHTFVIVATDYYSKWVEAIPLKSPSQESVIKFFKEYIILRHGLPETITTDQGTMFTGGEITDYAKEMGFKMIRSTPYYAQANGQAEATNKAIKGIIQKMIEDNPKQWHQLLTEAVWANRTSQKSATGTTPFKLVYGYDAMLPMELTVASTRRKMQHVLTKADYHDKMVLEALDLDEERLLALDHLEAQKKRVERVYNKRVKSKSFQMDQLVWKVILPIGAKKEGLGKWSPNWEGPYKIVRVLGNGAYILADIDGRAHDRAINAQYLKKYVPSCWEGIDKRIFEE; encoded by the coding sequence ATGAATCCATTAAAATGCGCCTTTGGGGTATCGGCAGGGAatttcttgggtttcttggttcaccagcggggggTAGAGGTAGATAAGAATAAAGCAAAAGCGATaatcaatgctgaaccaccaaAAACCAAGAAACAGCTACAGCGGTTGATCGGACAAATAAACTTCCTGAGGCGCTTTATTTCAAACACAGCAAGCCGATTACGCAGTTGGAGCGTGTTGTTAAAGGGAAATGATAATGACCAGTTTGTATGGACCCCTGAACAACAACAAGTGTTTGACGAGCTAAAAGCATACTTAGTGAAGCCGCCGATTATGAGGCCACCAAAGCCGAATCAGCCTTTGTTACTGTATATATCAGCAGCTTCCCAATCTTTGGGATGTATGCTTGCACAGGAAGACCAAGGCGTTGAAATATCGGTCTACTATCTCAGCAGAGCCTTGACCGATACTGAAACACGATACACGGACATCGAAAAACTGTGCCTTTGTTTGTATTTCACTTGCTGTAAGTTGAGATATTACATGTTGCCAGTGGTGGTTTATGTCCTAGCACAAACTGACATCATAAAATACATTCTATCCCGACCGTATCTCAGAAATCGGATGGGAAAGTGGGCAGTGGCAATGTCAGAATTCACGCTCGTGTATGTGCCTCAGAAAGCAGTTAAAGGACAGGTCCTTGCCGATTTTCTTTCAGATCACCCAGGAGTCAACATAAAAGAGGGAATCGGCTGCATGGAACTACATCCTTGGAAATTATGGTTTGACGGATCAAGAACAGAAAAGGGTGCCGGAGCAGGAATCGTCATCATCTCGCCCTCGGGGGCACGGTTTACAATGTCTTGTTCTTTGGCGTTCAAGTGTACCAACAACCAAGCCGAGTATGAAGCTCTCATTTTAGGTTTGGAGATCTTAATGGAGCTGGGGGCAAAATCGATCCAAGTCTGGGGTGATTCACTATTGGTAATAAAACAAGTCTCTGGAGAATACAAGTGCGAGTCGGAACTCTTAATCCGATATTGCAACAAAGCTAAGCATCTTATTGGTGGTTTCTCGGATACATGGTTAGAATACACGGAGAGAAGCGACAATATGGAGGCAAATGATCTCTCCCAACACGGTAGCGGTTATAAGCCTTGCTATGAGTATGAGGCGATCCGGCGAGATACGCCAAACTTGATAACAAGAGACGATGCGGTATATGAGGCAACCCAATCCGTGTACCAGTTGGATTTTTCGACAGATTGGAGGAAAGAGATAACTAAATGGTTTGAATCGCCAGATATGTCCAATAGAAGATTACGAACTCTGGCTTTAAATTATATAGTCCTGGCCGATGAGTTGTACAAAAAGGGGAGCGACGGTTTGCTGTTTAGATGCGTCGGCCCAAAAGAAGCGATGTTGGTCATGGCCGAGGTACACGAGGGTATCGCCGGTGCCCATCAGGCTGGTCCGCGAATGCGATGGCTTATCCATAAATACGGGTTCTATTGGCCCAAAATGGAGCAAGATTGTATCCGATACTCCCAAGGGTGTGAGGCATGCCAAAAGTGCGGTCCCGTACAGCACGTTCCTGCCGAGACGCTACATTCGATAGTTAAGCCTTGGCCGTTCCGGGGATGGGCTGTGGATTTAATCGGCAAAATATACCCATCATCGTCAAAAGGACACACGTTTGTGATTGTCGCAACCGATTACTATTCTAAATGGGTTGAAGCCATTCCATTGAAATCACCAAGTCAAGAATCGGTCATAAAGTTCTTCAAAGAATATATTATCCTTAGGCACGGTTTGCCAGAAACTATTACCACGGACCAAGGAACTATGTTCACCGGAGGCGAAATAACCGATTATGCAAAAGAGATGGGCTTCAAGATGATACGTTCGACCCCGTATTACGCACAAGCAAATGGCCAAGCCGAGGCGACAAACAAGGCGATTAAGGGTATTATTCAGAAGATGATAGAAGACAACCCGAAACAATGGCATCAGTTGTTAACAGAGGCCGTGTGGGCAAATCGCACGAGCCAAAAATCGGCTACGGGCACTACACCTTTCAAACTCGTGTATGGATATGACGCAATGTTGCCAATGGAGTTGACGGTAGCATCTACGAGGCGAAAGATGCAGCACGTCTTGACAAAAGCCGATTATCATGACAAAATGGTTCTCGAAGCTTTAGACTTAGATGAAGAGCGATTATTGGCACTCGACCACTTAGAAGCTCAGAAGAAGAGAGTGGAGCGAGTTTATAACAAACGGGTCAAAAGTAAAAGTTTCCAAATGGACCAGCTCGTCTGGAAAGTCATTCTTCCCATCGGGGCGAAAAAAGAAGGACTAGGGAAATGGTCcccaaactgggaaggaccttacAAAATCGTTCGAGTCCTAGGAAATGGTGCATATATACTTGCTGACATAGATGGTCGAGCTCATGATCGGGCCATAAACGCACAATACTTGAAGAAGTACGTCCCGAGTTGTTGGGAAGGGATTGATAAACGTATTTTCGAGGAGTGA